Genomic window (Campylobacter concisus):
GAAGTCTTTGAGGTGTTTTTAAAGAGCCCAAACCTAAATGATGAGCTATTGCACCACATAGATAGAGCGGTGCCGTATCATATAGTTTTTATCTTAGAGTACCAAGGCAGATATAAAGCTTGTATTAGCTATAAAGAGGCTGCTATATCTGGAAACAGGGCTTTTAAAGTAAATTCATACTACTATACCGATTGGCTAGATAAGCAAGATTTGCCTTTGAAACTAGAGGGATTAAACCTTGACGCAGCCTATGAAAATTTCGTTCGCCAGATAGCCGGCGAAACATTACAAAAAATAGCTTCAGATGAAAGCCTTAAAGACTCCGTAGTTAGATCAGAGCAAAAGGAGCTTTTGCAAAGGCAAATTTTAGCGTTAGAGTCTAAAATTCTCAAAGAAAAGCAGCTGCTCTTATAAATGATGAAAAAGCGACGGCGATTATAGAGCATATTACCTATAATGCGCTAGATGAAAAATACGATACTGCTGTTTTTACGGATCCTACGATAAAAGGTCAGCTTGACAAAAATGCGGTTAAAACAAAAAAATATCTTTACGATCATGTCGTGTATGATTCTTCAAATGAGAAGAATTTTGCAATGGAACTAGATACAAGCAAGGACGTTGCCGTTTATGTTAAGCTTCCAAGTGGCTTTTATATAAGCACGCCTGTGAAAAATACAATCCCGACTGGGCGATCGCGTTTTATGAGGGTGATATCAAGCACATTTATTTTGTTGCAGAGGCCAATGGGTTTATAAACTCTATACAGCTTCGCCGCGTCGAAGAATCTAAAATCCACTGCGCAAAGGAGCATTTTAGGGCTATAAGCAATGGTAGCGTGGTCTATGACGTGGTGGATAGCTATAAATCGCTACTGGATAAAGTTATGAGGTAAAAATTACTGGGAAGTTAAGTCTCAGCATAAAAAGAGTCTGTGTAATACGCCAAAGATGGTTATTACGCTGCTCTTTTTGAGGAAAAATTTGACTACCATTTGTTAATATGAAAATCTGAGGTTATATTGCTTAAAGCTCTACTAATAAATACTCAGTGTAACAAAAAAGTACAATAGCTAATTTGATCTTGTTAGTTTTGAACTCGGATTAAATTTAAATATACAATTATCTTATCCAACCCATCCTTGTAAATTTATATATATTGTAGTATTATACTCCTAAATATTTAAGGATAAAATACTATGTACATCAAACGAGCCATAGTAAATGAGATAAAAGAGTATATGAAAAGCTTTCCGGTGCTTTTGATAAGCGGGGCTAGGCAGGTTGGCAAATCAACCCTTGCTTTAAATTTAGATATACCAAACTACATAACGCTTGACGACATAAACATATATGAATCTGCAAGGAATGATCCAAAAGGCTTTATAGAGCACTGCAATAAGCCTATCGTGATAGATGAGATACAAAGAGTGCCCATACTGCTTTTAGCAATAAAAGAATTTGTAGATAAAGATAGAACAAATGGGCAGTTTGTATTAACCGGTTCTGCAAATTTAAAGGGCTTTAAAGATATATCAGACTCACTTGCTGGAAGGATAGGCATAGTAGAGCTTTACCCGCTTTCTCAAAAAGAGTTAAATCAAAATAATGAAAATTTGATTGATCTTTTAAGCGACGACATAAATCCGTTTGTATTTAAAAAATATGACGATGAAAATTTAGCTAACAAGATTATAAATGGTGGTTATCCAGAGATCACAAAGATAACCTCTGAAAAATCAAAATATCTCTGGTTTAGCTCATACATAAGAACATATATAGAATCAGACGCCAAAGAGATAGGTAACATCAGAAATATGGATAAATTTATCACTATGTACCGCCTATGTATGCTAAGAAGTGGCAACATCTTTAACAAAAACGAGCTATGTCTAGAGTCTGGGCTTGATAATAAGACATTTGATAGCTATTTTAGCGTGCTGGAGCATACATACCAGATCCAAAAGCTTCAGCCGTATTTTAACAATGCCCTAAAAAGGCTCATAAAAACTCCTAAAATTTTTGCTACTGACACCGGAGTACTATCGCATCTGCTACAAATTTCATCACCAAATGAGCTTGCTAGCTCGCCATACAAAGGCGCAATATATGAAACATTTGTATTTGACGAACTTCTAAAAGCAAATACCAGTAGTAAAAAACGAGCCAATATATACTACTATAGAACTAGCGATCAAAAAGAGATAGACTTTATCCTTGAGATATCAGGTAGGCTCATAGCCATAGAGGTCAAATCCTCAAAAACTATCAGCAAAGATGACTTCAAGCATATCTACCACTTAAAAGAGAATTTACAAAATAAATTTGATAAGGGCATAGTCTTTTACGCCGGAGATATGGCTATGAAGCTAGATGATGATATGTTTGCATTGCCGTTTGGATTTATGGGGTGAGAGATGGCTAATAATTTGGCTTCTATAACAGCTCGTAATAGTCTACCTTTCCAAACTATCATATCCTGACTTTATATTCTGTTCTTTGGTCTCTATTATATTTGATGGTTGTTTTGTTTGCTCTATCCCAAAGTCCTTATCAAGTCCTTGACCATACAACTCTTGCTTTGTTATTTTTAGTAAGCCAAATGATATATGATCATTTGCTAGAGATATCTTATCTGTTTTATAACGCTCCTTTAGCTTATTAAAACCTTGCATATCTTGCCAATCTTTCATATAGGTTTTTATATTATAAATTAAGCCTTGATAGTTAATTTTAACTATATCTGGCAGGTATTTTTTAAAGCTTTCCACTCTATTTATAAAAGCTAAATAGCATCTATTTATATCTAAATGGCCATCGATACATTTTACGAAGCCTTCATATTCATTTTGTTCAAATCCTAACTTTTTAATGACGCCATCATTTAAAAATCCGGTTTCTATCTTTCTGGCTGCTTCATAAAATTTATCTCTAATGTAGATATATGGAGTATAGTGTCTATTTTGGTTAAAAGAGTAGGCTGTGTTTTCTTCTGGTAGGTATAGGTATCTGCCGCTCTTACCAGAAAGTATTTGATAATCTTTATATTTTTTAACCATAGTACTCTCGTCAAAGTATTCTATTAACTCTTTTATTGGAATCTTTGATGATATAGCTTGATAGCTTGCTCTTTTAATATGTGAGTTGGTATCTTTTGGTTCATGGCCAAGCTCATATTTTCTTAGATTTTGTAAATCTTCATATATGGCTTTAATATCCATATTATTAATATCTGTTTTTAAGCCCGCATCTTCAATGGCTCTTGTATTATCAAAAGTTTTTCCACTAATGCTTATAACTTCAGATCCTGGCACTGGAGTGTAGTGAAATTTACTAGGATGCAAGCTGGAGTTATTTACTATGTTATATAACCCAAGCTCTCTTGTTATCTCTTTTATGTATTCATCATATTCATTTAAGCTTGGAGCCCTTGTTGTGGGTATGATAAGTTTAAATTTCTCTACTTTTGTATCCGGTACTTGATAGGTAGTTGGGTATATGAAGCCTTTTATTCCTTTGCTTTGTAGTAAATTTTGAGCATCATTTGCACTAAATTTAGAGTTATCTATATCATATATAAGTGTAGGAGTTATGCTGTCAATACTACTAGCTTCTTCACTTTTATCTTTAAAACCTGCCACTGATATAGCTGAATAGTTTTTAAGTATTGATTTTAGATTGTATGGCTCTATTTGTATCGTTTCCCAGCTATTTAGCACTTGAGTTTTTGAGTTCTTATTTGGCATGCTAAAGTCACTGCTCACACTCAATGTTATCTTTGGTTTATTTTTATTGACCTGAAGCTCTATAAGCATTTGCTCTAGCTCATTAACTACGTGAAATAATGCTCCTTTTCTGCCATTATAGACTATCTTACACATTAGATCAGTTAGATTATAAGTTCCATTAAAACCATCCACTCTTACTTTATATTTGTCATTTACCATTTCAGGTTTTGCAGTGATGTTAAATTTTGCATTGATCATAGGCAAAAATTCTCTTATATCGACTGCATTAAGTCTCCTTGCTCTATCATAATAGTCTTTTTTGAAACCCTCATCTTCTTCTATCATTCTTAATAGATAATCAGCTGTAGAATTTTTAGCATCAGCTAGTAGCTCTTCAACACTTATATTTTGCTCTTTTGTATTGGCTTTTGGCTCGATCACCACATCTGTTTCTATCTTTATCTGCGTATCTTTTTCTTTGCCTTTCTTAACCTTTTGTGCTGCACTTTTAAAGCTTTCATATTGCTTTTTTAGTTGGTCTTCATCCATGCTTAAAGGCTCTATATTATTTAATCCATACTTGTTAGATAAGATGTCATTAACTACTCTTTTAAATTTCTCTACTGATTTAGCCATAATAGCTTTTACTTGTTGCTTGGCTGCACCTTTTGTATATATTACTCCACCAGTTTTTACGCTATGAGTAAATTTCATATTTTCAAAAGAGACTATTAGATGAATATGAGGCTCTCTTTTTAAAGGTTCACCGTTTTTATGTTTCTTGTTTAATGTTCTATTTTCTAGCGCCCCTTCTGGACGAGGAATATATGGCTCTTCTTTTATTATAGGCAGATGAGCTTCAGCATAAAAAAGTAGCTCATCTATGTCGTGATTTGGGAAAGTTAGCCTCAAAAAATCCATTATAAGCTCATCTATATTGCCACTTTCATATAGTCTGCTCCACTCCTCTGAAGTAAATGACAAGGATATATGATAGTAGTTATGTTTCTTATTCTTTTTCTTGCTCTGGTGCTTTTCAGACATCTCGATAAGATCTAAATTTCCAGCTAGTGGCAATCTATCATCTTTTTCATCTCTAGTTAGCTTTGAATCTCTTTTCTTGCCAGTTTTTAGATAATCAGCTATGCCTTTTTCACCCTTTGAGATCTTAACTATCATAGCTACTCTTTATTAGGCTTAAAATTTCAGTTAGCACTGATTGAACTTTGTACAACTCTTCTTGTGTCTGCAGTATCGTTTTTAAATCTATATTGACACTAGTCTTATAAGCTATATTTAGTCTCTTTGCTATTTGATTAATGTTATTAAAAGGTCTAGCAAAATATGTAATGATTGTTGGATATAGCTCTTTCTTTTTTATGGATTCAGAATTTATAGTGCCATTATCTATAAGATAGGAAATGATTTCTGATTTTGATATTTTTAGTTCTCTAGCTATATTAGATAATTTGCTATTTTGCTGAGAAGTGATCCTTATAGAGAGCACCTTATCCTTGATATTTTTTGGCATATGATATCCTTTCATAAAATGTACTAGCGAGATGAAGCGTTTTAACGCTTCTTATATCTCGCATTGTAGCCCTCGGCAGAGCAAGATTATACAAGGTATGAAAACGAAGTGTCATACATTGTATGTGTCTTGCCTATTAGAAAAATTTGCTTACTACTGAACATTGCTGTCACTATTTATGTTTAGCCATTTATTAAAATCTTCGTTAGCTTTTTGACCATCTTGGTTGTAGATATAGATAATAAAACCTTGAAGATTAGACACATCATAAAGTGCTTTATCTAGCTTGATTTGTAGTGCAGATTTGGCTTCATTTGTCTTATGGTTATCATAAAACAAGTAGCCAAAAAAGAAGAGTGCTTCTATAAACACAATGGTAATTAACACATATGCTATCTTTTTCATCAAAGAGGTAAAAGATGAGTTAATCTTTGATATAGTTTTATCTGCACTCTTTAGAGTATTTTGAAAGTTGTTTTGGACCTCTTTTGTTGCATTTATAAGTTCAGCACCTCCTTGCTCTATTAGCTCTATTTTTTCTTCAAAATCTCCATTAAAACTATCCGCAGTTTTATTAAAAAGCTCAATATTATTTCTAATATTTTCACTAACCTTATTGCCCATTTCAACATGTTTTTGTAGTGCAATTAAGGCATTTGCCGCAACTGCTGTATCACT
Coding sequences:
- a CDS encoding DUF4391 domain-containing protein; translation: MSPALKKIFIEQVDKIIWSNKIASSTTNLADGNLVKEIEVFEVFLKSPNLNDELLHHIDRAVPYHIVFILEYQGRYKACISYKEAAISGNRAFKVNSYYYTDWLDKQDLPLKLEGLNLDAAYENFVRQIAGETLQKIASDESLKDSVVRSEQKELLQRQILALESKILKEKQLLL
- a CDS encoding aminotransferase, yielding MIVKISKGEKGIADYLKTGKKRDSKLTRDEKDDRLPLAGNLDLIEMSEKHQSKKKNKKHNYYHISLSFTSEEWSRLYESGNIDELIMDFLRLTFPNHDIDELLFYAEAHLPIIKEEPYIPRPEGALENRTLNKKHKNGEPLKREPHIHLIVSFENMKFTHSVKTGGVIYTKGAAKQQVKAIMAKSVEKFKRVVNDILSNKYGLNNIEPLSMDEDQLKKQYESFKSAAQKVKKGKEKDTQIKIETDVVIEPKANTKEQNISVEELLADAKNSTADYLLRMIEEDEGFKKDYYDRARRLNAVDIREFLPMINAKFNITAKPEMVNDKYKVRVDGFNGTYNLTDLMCKIVYNGRKGALFHVVNELEQMLIELQVNKNKPKITLSVSSDFSMPNKNSKTQVLNSWETIQIEPYNLKSILKNYSAISVAGFKDKSEEASSIDSITPTLIYDIDNSKFSANDAQNLLQSKGIKGFIYPTTYQVPDTKVEKFKLIIPTTRAPSLNEYDEYIKEITRELGLYNIVNNSSLHPSKFHYTPVPGSEVISISGKTFDNTRAIEDAGLKTDINNMDIKAIYEDLQNLRKYELGHEPKDTNSHIKRASYQAISSKIPIKELIEYFDESTMVKKYKDYQILSGKSGRYLYLPEENTAYSFNQNRHYTPYIYIRDKFYEAARKIETGFLNDGVIKKLGFEQNEYEGFVKCIDGHLDINRCYLAFINRVESFKKYLPDIVKINYQGLIYNIKTYMKDWQDMQGFNKLKERYKTDKISLANDHISFGLLKITKQELYGQGLDKDFGIEQTKQPSNIIETKEQNIKSGYDSLER
- a CDS encoding plasmid mobilization relaxosome protein MobC; this translates as MPKNIKDKVLSIRITSQQNSKLSNIARELKISKSEIISYLIDNGTINSESIKKKELYPTIITYFARPFNNINQIAKRLNIAYKTSVNIDLKTILQTQEELYKVQSVLTEILSLIKSSYDS
- a CDS encoding ATP-binding protein — its product is MYIKRAIVNEIKEYMKSFPVLLISGARQVGKSTLALNLDIPNYITLDDINIYESARNDPKGFIEHCNKPIVIDEIQRVPILLLAIKEFVDKDRTNGQFVLTGSANLKGFKDISDSLAGRIGIVELYPLSQKELNQNNENLIDLLSDDINPFVFKKYDDENLANKIINGGYPEITKITSEKSKYLWFSSYIRTYIESDAKEIGNIRNMDKFITMYRLCMLRSGNIFNKNELCLESGLDNKTFDSYFSVLEHTYQIQKLQPYFNNALKRLIKTPKIFATDTGVLSHLLQISSPNELASSPYKGAIYETFVFDELLKANTSSKKRANIYYYRTSDQKEIDFILEISGRLIAIEVKSSKTISKDDFKHIYHLKENLQNKFDKGIVFYAGDMAMKLDDDMFALPFGFMG